In Silene latifolia isolate original U9 population chromosome X, ASM4854445v1, whole genome shotgun sequence, the following proteins share a genomic window:
- the LOC141617080 gene encoding interactor of constitutive active ROPs 2, chloroplastic-like: protein MYLTAFSRHFSLMNRNYQSLAFHTVNIGSANAMYESEKQLSDLCVSKSATATNFQDNPQEDQEWESKIEALTKQQLDDAASLTSVLDEIQRLKQQLEKASESEENSSPVELQNLKNTLAETCSLADTMKHELVRPKNRSPGPNSIKQTLAQLEAAKDTINALGSDVANSTKAYDAIKAAETRDEEEQSLSEAQIRSASEISAQIKDQFSLREADLKEELRKAATNIEELKGSLMDKETELQGISEENDILNSKLMKSELEPNKDQELGAELMNIKANLTDKEIELQNVLEKNETLS from the exons ATGTATTTAACGGCCTTTTCAAGGCATTTTAGTCTTATGAATAGAAACTACCAGTCCTTGGCATTCCATACTGTAAATATTGGCTCTGCTAATGCTATGTATGAATCTGAGAAGCAACTTTCGGACCTCTGTGTCTCTAAAAGCGCTACTGCCACAAATTTTCAGGACAATCCTCAAGAGGACCAAGAGTGGGAATCTAAAATCGAGGCTTTGACTAAGCAACAGCTTGATGACGCTGCTTCGTTAACGTCAGTTTTGGATGAAATCCAGAGGCTTAAACAACAACTTGAGAAGGCCTCTGAATCGGAGGAAAATAGTTCCCCGGTTGAGCTTCAGAACTTGAAGAATACTTTGGCGGAAACTTGTTCCCTTGCTGATACCATGAAACACGAGCTAGTGCGGCCAAAGAATCGAAGCCCAGGCCCTAATTCGATCAAGCAGACTTTAGCCCAACTAGAAGCTGCTAAGGACACCATCAATGCACTCGGATCGGATGTTGCAAATTCGACAAAGGCTTATGATGCGATT AAAGCCGCCGAGACGCGAGATGAGGAAGAACAGTCCCTTAGCGAGGCGCAAATTAGGAGTGCATCTGAAATCTCGGCTCAGATCAAAGATCAGTTCAGCTTAAGAGAGGCTGATCTGAAGGAAGAGTTGAGAAAAGCGGCTACAAATATCGAGGAGTTAAAGGGAAGCTTGATGGACAAAGAAACAGAATTGCAGGGTATTTCAGAAGAGAATGATATCCTAAACTCAAAGCTTATGAAATCCGAGTTGGAGCCCAACAAAGATCAGGAACTGGGAGCTGAGCTGATGAATATAAAGGCAAATTTGACGGATAAGGAGATTGAATTACAAAATGTTTTGGAAAAGAATGAAACACTAAGCTAG